The sequence below is a genomic window from Candidatus Dormiibacterota bacterium.
TAGTGCAGGGCGATGGTGAGCTCGATCGCTCCCAGGCTGGGGGCGAGATGCCCGCCGGTCTTGGAGACGACCTCCACGACGTACTCCCGCAGCTCGGCGGCGAGCCGCTCGAGCTCCGGGAGGCTCAGCTTCTTGAGGTCGGCGGGCGAATTGACGAAGGGCAGGATCGCCCCCGACCTGGCCTCTTCCTTCTGCACGCCGCGCACGGCCGGAACGCTCATCTTGTCTGTCAGGGCTTCAGACATCGCGCTCCTCGCTCTCGGGTAGGTCGGCAAATCTCAGGGAAGTCGCTGTCACTGCAGTCACATGGCCGGTAATCATAGACCCCGGGACCGGGCCGGTCAAGAACCGGCTCCCCGGGAGGCCGGAGCGGTCGTGGGCGTCCCGCGGCCCTGTGCTATAGTGCGCGGCCCGGCGGAGCCTCCGCGTGATCCCCCTCAAGGACGACAACCCGACACGCAGCGTTCCCTTCGTGACGGTCGTCCTCATTCTCGCAAACACCGCCGTGTTCGTCTACCAGCTGCTGCTCCCGCCGGAGGCTTCCAAGAGCCTGATCGCCGGGCTGGGACTCACACCCGCCCTGCTGACCGAGGCGCTCCTGCACGATCCGGGGCGGCTCGGCCGCGCCGGCGTGACGCTGCTGACGGCGATGTTCCTGCACGGCGGTATCCTGCACGTCGCGCTGAACATGCTGTATCTGTGGATCTTCGGGAACAACATCGAGGACGTCATGGGTCACGGCCGCTTCGTTCTCTTCTATCTAGGGTGCGGCCTGATCGCCTCACTCACGCAGGTGGCGGCGGCGCCGCACTCGAAGATCCCGATGATCGGCGCGAGCGGGGCCATCTCGGGCGTCCTGGGGGCCTACCTCGTGATGTTCCCGGTGGCGCGCGTCCTGACGCTCGTCTTCCTCGTCTTCTTCGTTCGTGTCGTCTCGTTCCCTGCGGTCATCGTGCTGGGCTTCTGGTTTCTCCTGCAGCTCGTCAATGCCGGACAGATGAGCGCGGGCGGCGGCGTGGCGGTGCTGGCGCACATCGGAGGATTCGTGACCGGGCTCGTCCTCATCCCGGCGTTCCGTCGCAGACGCCCGCGGCAGAGCCTCTTCTAGACCGAAGCAGTCTCGAGCCCGTGGGCGCGCAGCGCCCGCCGCACCTTCCGCCGCAGGTCGGCGATCGTGCCGTCGTTGTCGATCAGGACGTCGGCCAGGGCCAGCGTCGCCAGGAGCTGCTGTCCGGCCGGCGTGGTGGAGTTCTCGCGTTCTTCCTTGCGCGCGAACTCGTCCAGGGTCGCGCCGTCCCCCAGCCGGCCGCGCAGGAGAGAGCGCTCGAAACGCAGCGCCTGGGGCGCGTCGATTCCCAGGAGAAGGAAGCGCGGAAGCCGCCTCAGGACCTCGACCTCCCCCGGGTTGCGGATCGAGTCGACCACAGCGCGCCCCTTCAGGCGCGGGAGCACGCCCAGCGCCAGAGCACCGGGACCGTGCTCCGACCGCAGGTCGACACCGACGCGGATGAGGTTATCGCGGCTGTGATCCAGTCCGCGGCGGGTCGCTTCCTCGCGCACGGCATCGGACAAGGAATGGACATCGAACCCTGACGCGGCGAGGAATGTCGCGACCTCTCCCTTGCCCGAGGCATTGGGACCGGTGAGGCCCACGACCAGAATGGGGAGCGGCTGCTTAGCGCGCGCTGCCGGGTGTGTTGCCCGATGAGTCGCCCTCTTCGGGCGCAGGGGCGTCCGACGGCTCTTCATTGGAATCATCGGGCGGGGCGGGCGCCGCCTCGGGATCGACCGCGGGGGCGGGAGGCGGATCGGCTGGCGGCGGCTGCGTCACCTGCGGCTGCGGAGCGACCGGAGGAGTCTGTGGAGCCGGTGTGGTCCGTCCCGCGTCGACCATCCCCGGTCTTCCGCCGCGACCACCCCCCCCGTTGATGCCGCGGCCGAACCTGCGTCCCGCGGCCAGACTCTGACGCGCTGCCATTCCGAGCATGGGACCACCCGGTCTGCCGCCGGGGCCCGCGGTGGCCTGGGGATAGGGGCGCTGAATCGGGCCGGCGCCGCTGTTCCCGCCGATGTCGAGGGGCTTGATGTGCGCAAGGTTGTCATTCGGACCGCCCGCAGGCCGGCCGCCGATTCCCGGTCCCGCCGCCATCGAGGGATCGGTTGGAAGCCCCGACGCGACCGCGGGCGGAGCGGCGGCGGGGGCGGGCCCGGCCGCCACGATCGGAGCGACGGCAGCCGGCGCGGGCGCACTCTGCGCCGGAATGGCCTGGGGTGCCGTGATCGCGAAATCCTCTATCTTGGAGATCTGGTCGGTCGGGACCCCGACCTTGCCGCCACCCTCCATCTCCAGGATGGTGAACTTCTCCCCCTTCTCGACGCTCTTGACCATGATCGCCTTGCCGTTGACGAAGTAGACGACCTGGTCGGCGAACGACAGGGGGACTGTGGCGCACAGAAGCACGATCGCGAAGGGAAGGAGTCTACGGGATGACATAATCGACTCTCCGTAACGGCCCACCCAGAACCCGGTTTTTAGAGACCCCATCATTGTCCTCCGGATCCCGCGCGAAGTAAACCCCCGGTGGGAAGAAACTTCGGCCCACGGAAGTCTACGGTGAGGGTACGCCCGGCGCAATGAAAATCGTCGCCTACGATGCGGTGACCGAGACGCCTTCGGGCACAAAATGACACTCGAGGATCGTGGCCCCCCGCTCCCGGGCGCTCTGGGCGACCCTCTCCCGCATGCCATCCCTCGCCCAGAGGACCACGCACCCTCCCCCGCCGGCCCCGCACACCTTCCCGGCTATCGCCCCGGCGGAGCGCGCCGCCTCGATCAGACGATCGATCGACTCGTTCGTCACAGTCGGCGACATCCGCTTGCGCGCTTCCCACTCCCGCCCCAGCGCCTCCCCCGCGGCGTCCCAGTCGGCCGCCAGGAGGGCCCGGCGCATGGCGTGGGTGGCTTCGATGATCCGATCGAGCGCCAGCCGCGCATCCGCGTCGCCGTCGAGGTGCCTCTTCAGCATGTCCCAGTTCGAGACGCCGGAGGCCCTCGACACGCCGGTGAACACCAGGACGGTCCTCTGCCCCAGTGCCGCGCCGTCCACGGCCAGGCGCTCCACCCGGGTCCCCTCGACGGTGTAGTGGAGGGCGAGCGTGCCGCCGTGGCGGGCCGGGTGGTAGTCCTGCTCCCCCGTCGGGATCCTCAGCACCTGCGTCTCGATGGAGCGGGTGAGCTGCAGCAGCGCGTCGCCGCCGAGACCGCGGGAGGTATGGCGATCGAGGGCGGCGGCCAGGGCGA
It includes:
- a CDS encoding rhomboid family intramembrane serine protease, translated to MIPLKDDNPTRSVPFVTVVLILANTAVFVYQLLLPPEASKSLIAGLGLTPALLTEALLHDPGRLGRAGVTLLTAMFLHGGILHVALNMLYLWIFGNNIEDVMGHGRFVLFYLGCGLIASLTQVAAAPHSKIPMIGASGAISGVLGAYLVMFPVARVLTLVFLVFFVRVVSFPAVIVLGFWFLLQLVNAGQMSAGGGVAVLAHIGGFVTGLVLIPAFRRRRPRQSLF
- a CDS encoding AAA family ATPase, giving the protein MIPMKSRRTPLRPKRATHRATHPAARAKQPLPILVVGLTGPNASGKGEVATFLAASGFDVHSLSDAVREEATRRGLDHSRDNLIRVGVDLRSEHGPGALALGVLPRLKGRAVVDSIRNPGEVEVLRRLPRFLLLGIDAPQALRFERSLLRGRLGDGATLDEFARKEERENSTTPAGQQLLATLALADVLIDNDGTIADLRRKVRRALRAHGLETASV